The Mauremys reevesii isolate NIE-2019 linkage group 3, ASM1616193v1, whole genome shotgun sequence genomic sequence GCAGGAGAAACTTAGCTGCCTTGGAGACTCATGGACATTTAGATGCCTCCagagttaggcagcagctgagcagaggtTGAGGATCTCAGTGCAGCAGTGCTAgaacaatttggttcaatggctctcagaacccccactatacaaactgtaaaccctctataggatggaaatcacttcaagctgtgtgtgtggggtcgGGGGAGAAGCAGCActcccagttccagcacctatgtctcAGTGGTGCCTAAAATGGTGGATTTGGGCCTAAATGACCATACTAGAAAGAGTTCATTTAGTTCTCTTTACCTAGATTAAGAGGCATTTGTACAGCCCCAGGTCATACCCCACAATTGGGTAACAAGGGCCTAGCTGGTTGCACTGCAATAGGATCGCCCAACAGCTCTGGATCTGATAGAGCTCCCTTTCATGAAGATGAAAGTCAGGTAGGTTTCCATTTCTCTCCCCTCTGTTGTTCCAGTCATCAAGGAACCAGGAGAGTTTTGCTGCTGAACACGATCATAaaattgtagaactggaagggatcttgagaggtcatctagtccaggctcctgcactcaaggcaggactaagtattatgtagtccatccctgacaggtgtttgtctaacctgctcttaaaagtctctaatgatggagattccacaacctccctgggcaatttattccagtgcttaactaccttgacAGGAAGttattcctgatgtccaacctaaactgcccttgctgcaatttaagcccattgcttcttgtcctgtcctcaggttaaagagaacattttttctcccttctccttgtaaccaCCTTTTTGTATTTGAAAAGGTATGttccctctcagttttctcttctccagactacccaaactttttcaatcttccctcataggtcatgttttttagacctttaatcatttttgttgctcttttctggactctctccaatttgtccatatttttCCTGAAGAGTGGAGGCCTAAACTGTgtagaagaattatttctcatgtcttgcttataacactcctgctaatacatcccaacatacccttgcaaaaaaaaattatatatactgTTAATTCATTTTTGTGATCcactgacccccagatccctttctgtagtACTCCTGCCAAGGCAGTAATTTCCCCTTTTgtacatgtgcaactgattgttccttcctaagtggaattctgttcttactgaatttcatcctattcacttcagcccatttctccagctcattttgaattttaatcctatcctctagAGCACTTGCAACACCTCCTAGATTGGTATCATCCATGAATGTTATACGTGTACGCTCTAGgccattatctaaaccattgatgaagacagtgaacagaaccagacccagaactgatccctgcagcatGACTGTGAACAACTGGTAACTACTCTAAGtgatttttccaaccagttatgcacccatgttagagtagctccattgaggttgtatttgcctagtttgttTGAGACACTCATGCAAGACATCAAAAGcattactaaagtcaagatataccacagctaccgctccccccccccccccgttcccaaGGCTTGTTGCTTTCTTAAAGAGTTATTAGGTTGGTTGACACtagttgttcttgacaaatccacactGTTACTTCTCTTATAGGTGTctacaaactgattgcttaattatttgctccgtGATCtttctggtactgaagttaagttgactggtctgtaattccccgtgTTGTCCTTATTCCTCTTTTTATAGATGGATACTATGTGCCCTTTGCCAGTCCTCTGGAATTTCACCCATCTGCTGAGACTCCTCCTTATGCTCCTAGGTCACATGCAAGATAGTACCCTAGGAAGGGTACTTTACTGCCCCTACTTCCATTCCTAACTTAGTAACTGCACTCAATTTTAGGCTGTTACCTTGAGAAACTGGAAGTACCCCATCTCCTTTCAGAACAGATTAGTGAGAGGACAGTGATAGGTATGCTAGTTCTGTAACAAAACTTAGAATGGGTAACAACTTATACATTTGACAAACTGATTGTATATAGGGGAAGAACAGCATAAAGCAAGTGAAAAACTCCTGTATCTTTACAAACCCCTAACCTTCTACTGAATTAGGGCAGGTAGGAACAGGAAGGACTATAAAGTGAAATCCACAAGCTTAAAGACCTTTCTAGTTTAAAATGGGCATCAGATGCTGTGCAGTTCAAGATTAGTGAAGAGCCTCAGCCATTCATAGAAATGAAACATGAATCATTTATATGGTTTCACTGATGCTGGAAAATTTAAAACATTCAGAGCCTtctcacactggtgtaagtggCATTGCTCAGACATCCATTCTTCCACAAGTATAGAAAAGGCAGTGCTGGGCAGAAGACCTCTCTCGTAGTTAGAGGTCTCCCTCTTTAGAACATTCCTCACACAAGTTACATCCCTTAAGTGATTCTATAGCTATGCaactcccaaccctccctccaTTTTCATGGAATTACTAGACTGTAAAGTAGATGAGATCCTGAGTGGCGTAATATGACCTGCTAGATAGCCCTTGTCAGCCCCAAATTAAGCATAAGCACCCATTAATCAAGTCCCAATTCATCCATTATATTGTACACTACTTTAtcagcaagcagagaacagctgtGTGAACACCATGATACTCCCCGAAAAGGCTGCTTCAAGTATTGGCTGAGTAAGTGGGAATGCTGCACAAACAAAATTACTCCCACCAACCCTCTAGGGAATTCCTTCTTCCTGACTCAGTTCCCCCAAGAGAACTATATCTGTGGGCAAGTGCTTTCCCCTTGTATGAGGATATTTAAAGCTCTGTTGTATGGACAGTGGAACACACCCCAGCTGCATGCATGTAGCAGATTCCCTGGATATAGGATTCAGAGAGGTGTAGTTACAGATCATAAAAACATTCTTTTGCATCAACTAAAGTAGCACCAACTGATTTAAAATGTCTCATTAAAATGCTATAGATCAAGAGTCATTCATGGAAACCCTTAACTGTCACTGGTGCTTGGAACCATATGTAGTTGTCCCACACAGAGGTCACTCCCTGCTGAGAAGATGAATTTGTACTGCTGTTTCCACCACAAGACAAGTTGACAGTCAACTTCCTTCCACGTGTTGGCACTTTGTAGTTGAGCTTGGGTCGGAACCAGTCAATGCCACAGTCACGGTGGCCTTGGACCATGACAATGGTTCCCACGACAGGAACAGCCTGTAACTCACTGAAGACGTCTGCAAGGAAGAGTGAGTGGAAAAGCTTACGAACACAGGACGGTGTTTGCAGACTCTCCTCAGCATTGCCTATAGAGATGCCCTCCAAGTTGATCTCATAGAGCTCCTTGGGGCTCATGGCATTTCCACCAACTAGAATAAGGACCCGAGGGACCAATGTCAGGTTGAATATGGCTTCCAAGTGCCAGAACACTCCCTCCAGGTCTATTAGCAACTGCTGGCACTTCCTGCTGCTCCCTAGGTCTGGGGGATGTGGCAACTTCTTAATTGCATCTCCATCCTGCCAAGGAAAAAATTGGTACATTCTGAAATATTAGGCATGCTGTGGTCCATTTGACCGTGTTTAAGCACCTTGAACAACCAGATCTGACACAGAAAGAACAGAGTTGTTAAAGTTTAAGACTGAAAAGAGGAATCATCCTGGTGTCTTGTTAGCAACCAACTTGGAACAATTTCAATACTAGTGTTTCCTGGATTTAAGGTAAGTAGAAATAAAGGTATCAGGATAGATGTAATAGAACTAGAAACTTGTGACCTTTCAGAGCTTGACTGAAATGTGACAGTGAGCCATGACAACATTCACCCCACTCTGTAGGGGTGTGTCTGGATTTTCTTTGGAGCACAGTAGAACATCAGCCTCTTAGGTCTGTAGTTAAGACAATTTGACCAAtactcctgtgggaattctgcaccaaaaaaaagtttaaagttCTGCACACAATGTTTTCGGATTCTAcacaattctgcatattttatttgtcaaaacaatatcacatcagtttcaattattgtgtctttatttcaaaatacctgtcagcaagtatgtctgtaatacTACAAACAAAAGATTCAGAAGatgttttgacaaatagattccttactaggcatattaatacagaactgagTAGTAAATgaattacaatacagaactgtatttcctgcaccccgcagaagcagtgcaaaggctgggggaggaggagggagagttgggggtaacagaggagctgagggagagggaagtaaatgcTGGGAAGAAGCTGGGGTGGGAAACTTGGAGGGTTGTCGGGTGTGaagagtatggaacaggttttttgagtggggtggggaggggactgttagggagcttccccaatgcagaccctggctgacccctaccCTCTCACATTCAGTTAGGCACATCTGCCTGTCCCCATGGGTCCTTGCACCCCTTGTCGACATGTCCCCCCACTCCTACTCAGACACCCATTCCTCCCATCCCCCTGTAGCCCCTGTCCCCACATCTGGTCCCACACTCAGCCacctccatttcccccccccataGCAGTGCACTGCCTCCCCATGTGTCTGTGCCCACACTAAGCCACCCCCATTCCTTCCTGTAGCCCTgctcctccactcccattcagcccctgccccagtctgtcctccctcaCTAGTCCTTATGAGCCCTTGTCTGACCCCTCACAGCAGCACCAcactgcctgtctcctgacctggccctacaggcactgtgaagaaggctctcttccctagctggctgggagaagctgctgtgttCTATCATCAcagcagaactgcagcaacttttcagcagaagcttttttctgtgcaaaaaattaaaaatatgcatcACTTATTAATTATGCATGCACACAGTAGCatggaattccctcaggagtagagCAAACAGAGAGATGAAGTATTTTTGTCCTTACCCAATATATTCTCTTTAGGATATTGTATCCCCAGGAATCACATTAAATATAATGCTGTGTTTAAGACAAAACTTACAATGCATGAAACCTGAAATACAGAAGGATATCGTGACAGAAGCTACAAATCAAGACATCTAATAGATTAGACACCCAATTCTTGGGAAAGGCTGACTTGCCTTCGGAGCCAGTGCCACCTCATTCAGTAAGAAAGAAGATGTGCAAGAAAACTTTGACTAAAGACTAGGAGGCTCACCAAACACTCTGTATAAGTCTGAGAGAAAGATTGCCTACATCCTGTATTGCTAGCCTGATGAGTTGTTATAAAATACATAATCTCTCTACCACATGCAAGTttatcattataaaatatttcaaatacatGGGGCATAACATCTCTGGCagacctcccccagcccctgttgCTGAGGAGTCTGGTCTATGCTAGTTATGCAAAGTTGCACTCTCTCATATGTTAGCGCTTTAGTTCCAAGATACCACTCCAGCCAAGACTCTTTCTGCAACCAGTCGCTGGTCCTGAACCAACCAGAAAGCTTACTACTTTGATCTTTAGCTGCTCTCTCCTAAGCCAGGGCAGAGCATCCTAGCTCCGGAGGGAGCAGCTGGAATTCCTACCTGGCCTTGCAGAACTATTGGCTGCTACTTGCGGGACATGCAGGGAACTGCTGCCAGCTCTCCTTGGCCCCAGGCAAAGTCACTGTAGTGCAGGGGATGGAAGCAGAGCTCTCAGCAGGCACCTGCAGAGTGCGGTTTGCTGCGCAGGCAGCGGAATGAAGCAGATTTCCTGGAGGGGGAGGAGACGGCCAGCAGCCAGCTCGGGATAACTGGTCTCTCACCGCACAGGGCGGAACGCACCCAGCAGCCGGGCCGCCAGCCGCGTGGCTCTAGGGCTGCGCCAAGCGTGGCCCGAGCCGGCTCCCGCTGGCCGAGGCTGGCCGGCCCGGGGAGGCCCAGACTCACCTGCGGCTGGCGGGGCAGCGCCCTCCTGCAGAAGTAGGCGAGCTGCTCGTAGGGCAGGGGCAGCTGGTGCCGCTGGTACAGCACGTGCTTGAGGAGCTCGCAGGCGAAGTGGCAGCAGCCCTGCTGGGTCACGGGGCCGGGGAACACCACCGAGACCGAGCGGCAGCCCGGGGCACGGCCGGCCGGGCCCTGCGGGCAGTGAAACGCCGCCGCCGCGCTGCCGCCGCCCCGTCCCGGGGCGAGCTCCGGGGTCACCGTCGGGGCCTCCGCGGGCTCGGTCTGGAGCAGgtcagctgtggggagaggggagaagtcaCTCAGCGCCGGCCGGCACCCGGCTGGGGAAGGGAGCCCGGAACCCGCCTCACCTGCCCGCTCCTGGCGGCCCGGCCCCGCCATTTTCAGCCTCGCGCTCGGCCGTCTCCGGAGTCCCGGCCCCGATTTGAACAGCCGCCGCCGCGGGGCATGATGGGAGCCTCACGCCCGCTCTGCTTCCGGTTCCTCGGGCTTGACCCCGCCGGAGCCATGTTTCTTTAGGGCACAGTGGTGcggtaccccccccccccccgctccataCCCTTCCCAAGGGGCGGGGCTAGAGGCCCCGGTGTGCGTGGTCAGGTCtccggtggggagggggggcttttCTCCgtcgcttccccctccccccccgcggcATAGTGGGGCTGGGCCTCAGGCAGCGATTGAGGGGGGAGATCTAGTGCCAGGGAGGGGCCTGGTTATGGCGCACTGGGCATAGCACCCAGACACCACAGGGCCGgggctcccctccctgctgcGCCACCCGGGCTCCTGGCCTGTCTGTCGCCCTGACAGCCCCCATAGTTGTGCTCTATCGCGCCTGTCTTATTGGGCCACCCTCAGCCTCCATCGCCCatctgcctgccccttccccaagccctccCGGCCTGTGCACACACCGCCTCCCGTTCTGCTCCCTAAAGCCCTTGCGCCCTCTCCTCCGTCAGTGCGATGTTGCCAACCGCTGCAATTTTTCGCCAATTTTGAAAGGCCTCGATGACAAAAATACTGAATCACTTCTTTGGGTTACAGATTAATTTCTTGGGGCGAAATGGGCGCAATTTTATGCAGTCTTACAGCTCAACAATCCCTGGCtctttgctgctacctggtggccttttagggtgaccagatgtcctgattttatagggacagtcccattttttaaatctttttcttatataggctcttattgccccccaccccctgtcccaatttttcacatttgctgtctggtcaccctatggcctTTAAATGAGCAGCCACTGAGGCACACAGGCTGCTGGACCAAATTGACCTCTCTGGTTAGGAGAGGCCACGTGGCACTTGTGCCATTGGGAATAAAAATAATTCTGCTGGATGGCTGCAGCAAAGCAGGGCTTCTTGTTGACATTGGGATGTGTCCAACTAGGTGAGGAGGAAGCCAATGGGGAAACAGGGGCGGCATATGAACTTGGAAACAGCCCACATGAGTGAGAGGTGGCCTCTGCACAATGCTGTCAACCTTTTTTGAAATAGGAAAAATTGGGGCTTTTTGAAGAAAACTCTTGTTTGGTGATATTTAGGCTACTTTTTGCATGTGATCAGTGAAAACTCAAGCTTTGAGGTGGGCATTCAGCTACAGAGTGGCATTCACCAGAGAACACCACTGCCTCTGCACAGTTCAGGTGTGTGATCTGTTGTGAATGACACTGCCACAAAAAATATGTGATATTTAACCAGCGTGATGATAACATTCCAGCCATAACTAATATATTACCAGTAACATCATTACCATAACTAATTATAACAATGGGATTTATACAAAAGGCAATGAAAGGGAGATCAAAAGGTTCTCAGCACATTGAGGAGAAGTGACATTGCCACTGACTACTTAGCTTGTGGCTTAACCACATAATCAGCCTTGCATATCTAGTCTGACCATCTTTTTATAGGAGTCTGTAGTCAGCCAAAAACACCCTGGGGAAAAGCAAGGGAGGGAATTAAATGTGTTCCATATAAACTGAGTCTTCCCTTGGATTTCTGTACACTACAGTATCTAGGCAGGTAGACTTATTCTGACACCTTTTAACTTGGCTACGACAACAAACTGAATTTGGCCACCATCATGCCACAAGGTAAAGGCTGAGTTGTAGGGTCCTTCTGATTACCTCTCACCAAGAACAGGAAGGGATGTCAGCtgcaatataatttttttaagacCCATATCAGTGGAACAGGGTCTGTCAATGGCCTCCTGGGTGTAGGCCAAGGACAATACTCTTTCCTCAGACTATTAATGATACCAAGTTGAGAGAAGTGGGGCTATATCTTCCATAACACACCATTTCCCCTTCTTTAATTTCCATGTCCAGCTGGTTTGCTATAGGCAACATTGTCTAGTGATTAGTGCAGGCGAGGGACTGAGACTCAGAGCTCCTGGATTCTACTCCCCACTCTACTACAAATTCACTGCATGACTGGCCAAGACACttactattttattatttatattacagtagaaccCAAAGAACCTAATCAggatcagcaaaaacaacaaggagtccttgtggcaccttagagactaacaaatgtatttgggcataagctttcatgggctagatcCCACTTCAGCAGATCatacatggagtggaaaatacaggagcaggtataaatacatgaaaagatgggagttgccttaccaagtgtgaggtcagtctaacgttAGACTgaggcaactctcatcttttcatgtattcatacctgctcctgtattttccattccatgcatctgatgaagtgggatctagcccacgaaagcttatgcccaaatacatttgttagtcactaaggtgccacaaggactcctttttgtttttgctgatacagactaacacagctaccactctgaaacctgtaatcaGGAACAGGCTCCATTTTTTTAAGCACTATACAAACAGACCTGGTTTACATTAGGAAAATTAGGACCCATAACCACCAGATGGGAGCATTGCTCTGAAGCTCTTATATGTTCTCTTATATGCCTGCTTTGGTGGGTGATGCAATTTGTTACCGATAGGCGGTCAGTCCTGGAGGAAGCTGTGCCAGGAAGCACTGAGAGGGTGTGGCTACAGCTAGTtgtatttgaaaacaaaacataacTTATTCATCATTGgctgcaattttaaaaatcaaaatggggAAGAAAAAGGAGTCCCAATTGTATATTTGAAATGCATGATGGGATCTGTAGTTCTGTGGCTTCAGCATGTTCTTGTGTGTGTAATATGCTTAGTGTGGAGATGTAATGTACTGTATTTAGATTAACCTAATACCATGTCtttttatagcacctttcatcaaagaatttcaaagtgctttacaaacattaattaatgaaACCTCACTAGCGGCAAAGTGACTTGGCAAAACTATACAGTGGGGCAGCTGGGTATATGACCCAGGCTTTTCTCAGTCAAAAATTCTTGCTTTAACTGCTAGACCATATTGTTAAAATGTGTCACAGTATGCTTGATATATATTGTGTAATTTTGTCTTTATAGATATTTAGGCACCGTGTTTCTAATCTGCTAGGGGTGCTTCCCCGTtggctcagccccccccctccacctcttcccccaaggccccgccccgctTCTTCCCGCCCCTTATTCCTTGCCCAGTTctgcccatttcccccctccccagcgcacTGCACCCTAGCTCCTCTTGacaccacagaacagctgatccttggtaggcactgggagggacagagagaggtTCTGGTAGGGGGATTGCCAGAGTGCTCAggacccaccatttttttttccgACTTTGTGCCTAATAACATTGTTTTTATTTATCATCTGTCATTAAGCTTCTATCACATGGGTTTGGAAAAAAGCGGCTTCTTGATATATAGTTTACTGGTTTGCTAATGTATTATATGGTTGAGGCTCCCACAGCTCTCTCCTATGTTATATAAGGCCACTGTAGCCAGAGGATAATAGGGGTATTATGTACATACACAGCACCATACACAAGATGTAAATCTGTAGATTTCAGAAATCGGATCTTATTAAGTTGGTGCCCAAACCTTGCACAACCATGAAGCTGCATCAGCAGCTTGCTGGGAGTTGCTTAACATAGAATGATGTCAATCGCTGCTATAATACAGAGGAGCAGCCCATGGAGGCAATAACCCTCAGCATCAAATGTTCCATCTCATTCACTTGGAAGTGTGTTAAGTTGTCTTGGAAGCATGCAGAGCACAGGTGATGCCATTCTGCCTCCCTTGGTGCCCCAAATCCTCTCGTGAAGACGAGGCTCGTTCGTGAAAAAGCAAACACAAGAAATGGGCCTGGTCTGAAACAATCACAAAATGGTAAGACAGCGGGGAGCCAACAAGCCTGCAGCCACTCAGTGAACCGGAAAACCACAACTCCCAGGAGCCTCTGCTCAGCAGATCCATAAAGAAATGACGTTTTGGTCttagtgcatgctgggagctgtagtcctgTCAAAGGGGATTCCGCAGAATGCCCCTGTTTAGCGCGGTGGACCCTGGGAGCGGTAGCTCTGTGTGCTGGGATTGCTGCGCCCGTGGGCCTTTGCGAGGAGGTTCCACAGGGAGAGAGGCGTGACTGGCGCGATGCATGCCGGGAAGTGCAGTTATCCGGGCTGGGATTGCTTGCGGCGCGGTGTATGCTGGGGGTTGTAGTCATGGGCAGCTGCCCGGACTCGGTTTCCCGTGGCGCCCCGCGGCTGTTTCTGACGCcagaggctggagggagctggaagggctggagccgggagcggggccggcggcggcTGCCGGGGCAGGGCGGCTGGGGCGCGCCGGGCCGGGATGGACTCGCGGGTGTCGGAGCTGTTCGGGGGCTGCTGCCGGCCCGTGGGGGGTGGCGGGGCGCTGCGCggccgcgggggggcgggggccggcgGGGGCTCCAAGGGGAAGAAGAAAAGCGGGAGGAACCGGGGCGGCAAGGCCAACAACCCGCCCTACCTGCCGCCGGAGGTGAGCGCGGGCCGGGGGCGGCACCGGGGCTGTTGGGCGATGATGGGCGGGAGAAGGGGACGGGGCACGGGGGCTGTTGGGCGGGGGGCGGCGGCACGGGGGCTGTTGAGCGGGGGCGGCGGCGGCACGGGGCTGTTGAGCGGGGCGGCACCGGGGCTGTTGGGCGATGATGGGCCCGGGGAGGGTCGGGGACAGCACCGGGGCTGTTGGGCGATGATGGGCCCGGGGAGGGTCGGGGACAGCACCGGGGCTGTTGGGCGATGATGGGCCCGGGAGGGTCGGGGACAGCACCGGGGCTGTTGGGCGATGATGGGCCGGGGGTCGGGGACAGCACCGGGGCTGTTGGGCGATGATGGGCCGGGGGTCGGGGACAGCACCGGGGCTGTTGGGCGATGATGGGCCGGGGGCAGCACCGGGGCTGTTGGGCGATgatgggccgggggggggcggggcagcaccgGGGCTGTTGGGCGATGATGGGCCGGGGGCGGGGACAGCACCGGGGCTGTTGGGCGCTGGAGGGTTGCGGGGGAGGCGCTGGGCAGCAGCTTTAGTCTCGTTGATTAGCGTTTGCTCTCTGGTGATGGGCAGTGCTGAGAGCTTTCATTATTATGACAGGAGATTCCAGTGGCTGGGGCTGTTAGTGGAGCTAGACTAGAGTGTCCTTGAACCTATGCATTGGTGTGGGTTGTGTTAGCAGGGGCCGTAGGGCTGGAGTGCTGCCATCTCTGCATATGGAGTTGTGGGGTTTTGATCTATGTGTGCAGTTGTCTTGTGTCCTATATCCTGGAGTCACAGAAAGGCCTTATCTCAATTCCAGTGCTGCTGGACTGATAAAGTTTTGGAGGTGGGGATGGAGTCTCTGCTGTcatatcagcctctggctagtaggtgtcTGATATGTTTGAGACCTTCAGCCTTCTCAAACCCCGTTGGCAGAGAATTCCAGTGCCTGCCTCTGCTGATGCTATAGCTTGCCAAGCAGCTAGAGAGCGAAACTGATATGGTTCTTGTTTACTTCGGAGTTTCCAGTAGAAGTAGGGAAAACTGAATAAAGCTCTAGTAATTTTTCACTTTCTTGAAGCTCTGAGTTGTGACCAAGTCACTGGAGCTGGCTACCTGCCTCA encodes the following:
- the LOC120400787 gene encoding MAD2L1-binding protein; protein product: MAGPGRQERAADLLQTEPAEAPTVTPELAPGRGGGSAAAAFHCPQGPAGRAPGCRSVSVVFPGPVTQQGCCHFACELLKHVLYQRHQLPLPYEQLAYFCRRALPRQPQDGDAIKKLPHPPDLGSSRKCQQLLIDLEGVFWHLEAIFNLTLVPRVLILVGGNAMSPKELYEINLEGISIGNAEESLQTPSCVRKLFHSLFLADVFSELQAVPVVGTIVMVQGHRDCGIDWFRPKLNYKVPTRGRKLTVNLSCGGNSSTNSSSQQGVTSVWDNYIWFQAPVTVKGFHE